In one window of bacterium DNA:
- the cysD gene encoding sulfate adenylyltransferase subunit CysD has protein sequence MNHYNLSQLKQLEAESIHIFRDAVSQFERPVLLYSIGKDSSVLVRLAQKAFYPGRLPFKLLHIDSTWKFREMIEFRDRFCKEQGFDLMVRSNEEGKAAGVNPFDYGSRKYTDIMKTQALLRALEQNKFDVAFGGARRDEEKSRAKERIYSFRDQHHQWDPKNQRPELWSLYNGRINPGESVRVFPLSNWTETDIWQYIRLEKIPIVPLYFAKPRSVVERDGSLILVDDERMRMNPGEKPMEKMVRFRTLGCYPLTGAVESTATTIEDIVAEMLQTRVSERSTRMIDHDGDSSMEQKKREGYF, from the coding sequence ATGAACCATTACAACTTAAGTCAATTGAAACAACTGGAGGCTGAAAGCATCCATATATTCAGGGATGCAGTCAGTCAATTTGAGCGTCCGGTCCTCCTCTATTCCATCGGGAAGGATTCGTCGGTACTGGTACGGCTTGCCCAGAAGGCGTTTTATCCCGGCCGACTGCCATTCAAGCTTCTGCACATCGATTCAACCTGGAAATTCAGGGAGATGATTGAGTTCCGCGACCGCTTCTGCAAGGAACAGGGGTTCGACCTCATGGTTCGCTCCAATGAGGAAGGCAAGGCCGCAGGAGTCAACCCGTTCGACTACGGCAGCCGGAAATACACCGACATCATGAAAACCCAAGCCTTACTACGCGCCTTGGAACAGAACAAATTTGATGTGGCCTTTGGTGGCGCCAGGCGCGATGAGGAGAAGTCGCGCGCCAAGGAGCGGATCTATTCCTTCCGCGACCAGCATCACCAGTGGGACCCCAAAAATCAGAGACCGGAATTATGGTCGCTCTATAACGGCCGGATCAATCCCGGTGAAAGCGTGCGGGTATTCCCGCTTTCCAACTGGACGGAAACAGATATCTGGCAATACATCCGTCTGGAAAAGATCCCGATTGTCCCCCTTTATTTCGCCAAACCCCGTTCCGTGGTGGAACGCGACGGATCCCTGATTCTCGTGGATGATGAACGCATGCGAATGAATCCGGGCGAAAAGCCCATGGAGAAAATGGTGCGATTCCGAACGCTCGGTTGCTATCCCCTGACCGGTGCGGTCGAGTCCACGGCCACAACCATTGAGGACATCGTGGCCGAAATGTTGCAGACCCGGGTGAGTGAACGTTCAACCCGGATGATTGACCATGACGGTGATTCGTCCATGGAACAAAAGAAACGGGAGGGTTATTTCTAA
- the cysT gene encoding sulfate ABC transporter permease subunit CysT encodes MSFRAKEFSVLPGFNLTMGYTLLYLGLIVLLPMAALTLKSAGAGWTGFFQTLTHPRVMASFKLTFGTALLAALVNVVMGTVVAWFLIRVKFPGKRFIDALVDLPFAMPTAVSGIALTALYAPNSFLGGLLLKLGIKVAFTPIGITVAMIFIGLPFVIRTIQPALVDLGRDLEEASLTLGASRRQTFWRVILPLLTPSLLTGFTLSFARAVGEYGSVVFIAGNMPMKTEIASLLILTKLEQYDYTGATVIAVGMLLISLVLILIINALQNWSSKHLAT; translated from the coding sequence ATGTCATTCCGCGCCAAAGAATTCAGTGTGCTGCCCGGGTTTAATCTGACCATGGGTTACACCCTCCTTTATCTGGGGCTCATTGTCCTCCTGCCAATGGCCGCTCTGACTTTAAAAAGTGCCGGCGCGGGGTGGACTGGCTTCTTCCAAACGCTCACGCATCCCCGTGTCATGGCCTCCTTCAAACTAACCTTTGGAACCGCGCTTCTTGCCGCGCTCGTAAACGTGGTGATGGGCACCGTCGTGGCCTGGTTTCTGATCCGGGTGAAATTCCCCGGGAAACGCTTCATTGATGCCCTTGTGGATTTACCGTTTGCCATGCCGACCGCCGTCAGCGGTATTGCGCTGACAGCCCTTTATGCTCCCAATAGCTTTCTGGGCGGGCTTCTATTGAAACTGGGGATCAAGGTGGCCTTCACTCCTATCGGCATCACCGTGGCCATGATTTTCATTGGCTTGCCCTTTGTTATCCGCACCATACAACCCGCACTTGTAGACCTTGGCCGCGATCTCGAGGAGGCCTCGTTAACTCTGGGCGCTTCCCGCAGACAAACTTTCTGGCGTGTCATACTGCCCCTGCTCACACCATCCCTTCTCACTGGCTTCACCCTCTCATTCGCCCGGGCGGTGGGTGAATACGGTTCGGTAGTTTTCATTGCAGGGAATATGCCGATGAAGACCGAAATTGCCTCGCTCTTGATTTTAACCAAACTGGAACAGTACGACTACACTGGAGCAACCGTCATTGCCGTGGGAATGCTCCTGATTTCCCTGGTGCTCATACTCATCATCAACGCGCTCCAAAACTGGAGCAGCAAACACCTGGCCACCTGA
- a CDS encoding metal-dependent transcriptional regulator has product MTADTQALSANMENYLETILLLIQKSAVARAKDISEGMKVNRSSVTGALQALRDRGLVNYEPYGFITLTQQGTEVATKVLWRHEALHDFFVKVLGVESKEADEVACRLEHGISKPIVDRLLEFAAFVETCPRAGAKWVRGFGYQCKEAVHTTEKCETCISQCLADVRNTPRQGEIESMSTTLSELKPGEKGQIVKVGGASAIRRRIADMGVTTGSLVEVIRVAPMGDPIDVKIKGYHLSLRKEEASDIAVNKVAVVMIDVHQNDRIEPVIVGLKDSRVMLGRDMADRMAVETERIKTNKGKEGNQ; this is encoded by the coding sequence ATGACAGCAGATACACAGGCATTAAGCGCGAACATGGAAAACTATCTGGAGACGATTCTCCTGCTTATCCAGAAAAGTGCTGTAGCACGGGCAAAGGACATTTCTGAAGGCATGAAGGTCAATCGCTCTTCGGTGACTGGTGCCCTCCAGGCGTTACGCGACCGCGGCCTGGTAAACTACGAGCCTTATGGCTTTATCACGCTTACCCAACAGGGGACAGAGGTCGCGACAAAGGTTCTGTGGCGACACGAAGCCCTTCATGATTTTTTTGTTAAAGTTCTGGGGGTTGAGAGCAAAGAGGCTGATGAAGTTGCCTGTCGCCTGGAGCATGGCATCTCAAAGCCGATTGTTGACCGGCTCTTGGAATTTGCCGCTTTTGTTGAGACCTGTCCCCGGGCAGGAGCCAAATGGGTGCGAGGCTTCGGCTACCAGTGCAAGGAGGCCGTGCACACTACGGAGAAGTGTGAGACCTGTATTTCGCAGTGCCTGGCGGATGTCAGAAACACACCCAGACAAGGTGAGATTGAATCAATGAGCACAACGTTAAGTGAATTGAAGCCCGGAGAGAAAGGGCAGATCGTCAAGGTGGGCGGTGCCAGCGCCATCCGGCGCCGCATCGCAGATATGGGCGTCACCACAGGGAGTTTGGTCGAAGTCATTCGGGTTGCCCCCATGGGAGATCCGATAGATGTGAAAATTAAGGGCTACCATTTATCGCTTCGCAAGGAAGAGGCTTCGGACATTGCCGTAAATAAAGTTGCAGTGGTCATGATTGATGTGCATCAAAATGACAGAATCGAACCGGTCATTGTGGGGCTGAAGGATAGCCGGGTGATGCTGGGGCGCGACATGGCTGACCGGATGGCCG
- the cysW gene encoding sulfate ABC transporter permease subunit CysW, with product MNHSSSNSNTSTHPAMDPPLWVNALIATISLGFLGLFIVAPLGIILHEAFRAGLHVWWASVREPDALAAIRLTLLVAAIAVPLNLVFGVAASWAIAKFRFKGRTFLLTLIDLPFAVSPVISGLIFVLLFGLQGWLGPWLADHDIQIIFAVPGIVLTTIFVTFPFVARELIPLMTEQGSEEEQAALSLGANGWQVFRRVTLPNIKWGLLYGVILCNARAMGEFGAVSVVSGHIRGETNTLPLHIEVLYNEYNFAAAFAGASLLAALALVTLAIKSLVEWRSGQA from the coding sequence ATGAACCACAGCTCATCCAATTCAAACACCAGCACACACCCGGCAATGGACCCGCCGCTCTGGGTCAATGCGCTGATTGCCACCATCTCGCTCGGATTCCTGGGCCTGTTTATTGTCGCACCCCTGGGAATTATCCTCCATGAGGCATTTCGTGCAGGGCTTCACGTCTGGTGGGCCAGCGTGCGGGAACCGGATGCACTGGCGGCCATCCGCCTGACCCTCCTGGTCGCCGCTATCGCCGTGCCTCTGAATCTGGTGTTTGGCGTGGCCGCCTCCTGGGCAATAGCCAAGTTCCGCTTTAAGGGCCGCACCTTCCTCCTGACCCTGATCGACCTGCCTTTTGCAGTGTCGCCGGTGATTTCCGGCCTGATCTTCGTACTCCTCTTCGGACTGCAGGGCTGGCTGGGGCCCTGGCTGGCGGATCATGACATTCAAATCATCTTTGCCGTCCCCGGTATTGTGCTGACAACTATCTTTGTCACCTTTCCTTTCGTGGCCCGTGAATTAATCCCCCTGATGACTGAACAAGGCTCAGAGGAAGAGCAGGCGGCGCTCAGTCTTGGTGCCAACGGCTGGCAGGTGTTCCGCCGTGTAACTCTGCCGAATATCAAGTGGGGACTCCTGTACGGAGTGATCCTGTGCAACGCCCGCGCCATGGGGGAATTTGGCGCCGTCTCAGTCGTGTCGGGCCATATCCGGGGTGAGACCAATACCCTGCCGCTGCACATCGAAGTCCTTTATAACGAATACAATTTCGCGGCCGCATTTGCCGGGGCGTCCCTACTGGCGGCCCTGGCCCTGGTGACTCTGGCTATCAAAAGTCTGGTGGAATGGAGGAGTGGACAGGCATGA
- a CDS encoding sulfate ABC transporter substrate-binding protein — MMSFAVSTGARDNKLLNASYDPTREMYQAFNASFAEYWHAQSGETVKFKQSHGGSGKQARSVIDGLAADVVTLALAYDIDAIAEKAGLLPKNWQTRLPDNSSPYTSTIVFLVRKGNPKGVKDWDDLVKPGISVITPNPKTSGGARWNYLAAWAYALNHYGNDEQKARDFVARLLKNVPVLDSGARGSTTTFVQRGIGDVLLAWENEALLAVKEAGGDQFEVVAPSLSILAEPPVAVVDKNVTRHGTQKVAEAYLRYLYSEAGQEIAAKNFYRPRNAAIAAKYAAQFPKINLITIDAVFGGWQKAQLTHFSDNGVFDQIYSN; from the coding sequence ATGATGTCGTTTGCGGTCTCAACTGGCGCACGGGACAACAAATTGCTGAACGCATCTTATGACCCTACCCGGGAGATGTATCAGGCTTTTAATGCCTCCTTCGCAGAGTATTGGCATGCCCAGAGCGGAGAGACCGTAAAGTTCAAGCAATCGCACGGCGGTTCCGGAAAACAGGCCCGCTCAGTCATTGACGGACTTGCCGCCGATGTGGTGACTCTGGCATTGGCCTATGATATTGACGCCATCGCTGAAAAAGCGGGGTTGCTGCCTAAAAACTGGCAAACCCGTCTGCCGGACAACAGCTCCCCCTACACCTCCACCATTGTATTCCTCGTGCGCAAGGGGAATCCCAAGGGTGTTAAGGATTGGGACGACCTGGTCAAGCCCGGCATTTCGGTTATCACCCCGAATCCAAAAACCTCGGGGGGAGCCCGCTGGAATTATCTGGCCGCTTGGGCGTATGCGCTGAATCACTACGGCAACGATGAACAGAAAGCCCGCGATTTTGTCGCGCGACTCTTAAAAAATGTCCCCGTTCTGGATTCGGGGGCACGTGGTTCGACCACAACTTTCGTCCAGCGCGGGATCGGAGATGTCCTGCTTGCCTGGGAAAACGAAGCCTTGCTGGCGGTAAAGGAGGCCGGGGGCGACCAGTTTGAAGTGGTCGCACCATCACTCAGCATTCTGGCAGAGCCCCCCGTAGCCGTCGTGGATAAGAATGTGACGCGACATGGCACGCAAAAAGTCGCAGAGGCCTATCTGCGTTACCTCTATTCCGAGGCCGGCCAGGAGATCGCTGCAAAGAACTTCTATCGCCCACGTAATGCAGCCATTGCTGCCAAGTACGCAGCCCAGTTCCCGAAAATCAATCTGATTACCATCGATGCGGTATTCGGAGGCTGGCAGAAAGCACAACTCACTCATTTTTCTGATAACGGAGTTTTTGACCAGATTTACTCAAACTAA
- a CDS encoding phosphoadenylyl-sulfate reductase, with amino-acid sequence MKLDEIISLRQETTPLSVEDRLKWAADHFPGKIIFASALGAEDQVITDLIARLKLAIPVVTLDTGRLFNETYTLIQKTEARYGFRFRIQFPDRQAVESMVAEHGINLFRENIENRKLCCKIRKIEPLRRALSGFTGWICGLRRDQSVTRSDVNTVDWDEANQMLKINPLFDWSESQVWEYIARHDVPYNELHDRGYPSIGCASCTRAIKRTEDVRAGRWWWEQPEQKECGLHWVDGKPVRSKTAGNS; translated from the coding sequence ATGAAGCTTGATGAAATTATCAGTTTGCGCCAGGAAACCACCCCCTTAAGTGTGGAGGATCGACTGAAGTGGGCCGCGGACCACTTCCCCGGGAAAATCATCTTTGCCTCAGCACTCGGGGCAGAGGACCAGGTGATTACCGACCTGATCGCCCGGCTTAAGCTCGCCATCCCCGTCGTCACGCTGGACACAGGCCGGTTATTTAACGAAACCTATACCCTGATCCAGAAAACCGAGGCTCGCTACGGCTTCCGGTTCCGCATTCAGTTTCCGGATCGCCAGGCGGTTGAATCCATGGTGGCGGAACACGGCATCAACCTGTTCCGTGAGAACATTGAGAACCGTAAACTCTGCTGCAAAATCCGCAAGATCGAACCCCTGCGCCGCGCCCTCTCGGGCTTCACAGGGTGGATCTGCGGATTACGCCGGGACCAGTCTGTGACGCGCTCCGACGTGAACACGGTTGATTGGGATGAGGCCAACCAGATGCTCAAAATCAACCCGCTGTTCGATTGGAGCGAAAGTCAGGTCTGGGAGTACATCGCCCGGCATGACGTTCCTTACAACGAGTTGCATGACCGGGGCTATCCGAGCATTGGATGCGCCAGCTGCACACGAGCCATAAAACGAACGGAAGATGTCCGCGCCGGTCGCTGGTGGTGGGAACAGCCGGAACAGAAGGAGTGCGGATTACATTGGGTCGACGGCAAACCGGTGCGGAGCAAAACGGCAGGGAATAGTTGA
- a CDS encoding sulfate ABC transporter ATP-binding protein, protein MSIILKNINKSFGTFKALNTINLEFKSGELTALLGPSGSGKTTLLRIVAGLEEADRGTEAEILFDQESVTGSPVHRRNVGFVFQHYALFRHMTVFENIAFGLRVKPRSERPDNKTITEKVTKLLSLVQMESLAERYPPQLSGGQRQRIALARALAIEPKVLLLDEPFGALDAQVRSELRRWLRQLHDTIHVTSIFVTHDQEEALEVADRIVVMNRGVIEQVGTPQDVFHRPANKFVMQFLGDVNVFHGRIESGHAVFTEAPAESVEAAARMLVRPHDLLIQRPHDGSGQGISAKVYRVMTAGSVVKVELIDHQNRLIQVHLSHERYRETPVTPHEEVIVVPHKPHVYAGEDKWDGNYVI, encoded by the coding sequence ATGAGCATTATCCTGAAAAACATCAATAAGTCATTCGGCACCTTCAAGGCGTTGAACACGATCAATCTCGAGTTTAAATCCGGGGAACTGACCGCGCTATTGGGGCCATCGGGCTCGGGGAAGACGACACTACTGAGGATTGTCGCCGGCCTTGAAGAGGCGGATCGCGGAACTGAAGCGGAAATTCTTTTTGACCAGGAATCGGTGACCGGAAGTCCGGTACACCGGCGCAATGTCGGCTTTGTCTTTCAGCACTACGCCTTGTTCCGACACATGACCGTATTCGAAAATATTGCATTCGGACTCCGGGTGAAACCACGATCGGAACGACCTGACAACAAAACAATCACAGAAAAAGTGACGAAACTCCTGAGTCTGGTTCAGATGGAATCCCTGGCAGAACGCTATCCCCCGCAGTTATCCGGCGGACAGCGCCAGCGGATCGCCCTGGCCAGGGCGTTGGCAATCGAACCCAAGGTCCTACTATTGGACGAACCGTTCGGGGCACTCGATGCTCAAGTGAGGTCTGAATTGCGTCGCTGGCTCCGGCAACTCCACGACACGATCCACGTCACCAGTATCTTCGTAACCCATGACCAGGAGGAAGCCCTTGAGGTCGCCGACCGGATCGTGGTGATGAACCGGGGCGTCATTGAACAGGTGGGGACGCCGCAAGATGTCTTTCACCGGCCGGCCAACAAATTTGTGATGCAGTTCCTGGGCGATGTCAATGTCTTCCATGGGCGTATCGAGAGTGGCCATGCCGTGTTCACTGAGGCCCCGGCTGAGTCGGTGGAGGCCGCTGCCCGAATGCTGGTCCGTCCGCATGACCTGCTGATCCAGCGTCCGCACGATGGGTCAGGCCAGGGAATTTCAGCAAAGGTTTATCGAGTCATGACCGCCGGATCGGTGGTCAAAGTTGAATTGATCGATCATCAGAACCGGCTGATACAGGTGCATCTGTCGCACGAGCGCTACCGGGAAACCCCGGTGACTCCGCACGAGGAGGTCATCGTGGTACCCCACAAGCCCCATGTGTATGCCGGGGAAGATAAATGGGATGGAAATTACGTCATTTAA